ctctgtaatctccttcataCTCTTGTCCATTCCtggctctgtaatctcctccacacTCCTGTCCATCCCtgtgtctgtaatctcctccatattCTTGTCCCTCATTGTCTCTCTAATCTCTTCCAGTCACACAATCCTCTGAAATATCCACACCCTTATAATTCCGGCCTGCTGACcactcctgattttaattgctccactgttggtggcccttctttcagttgccaaggccacaagctctggaatttcctccttaaacctctccatccctctatctcactttcctcctttaaaatactccttaaaacctacctctgaccaagctttcggtcacctgccctaatatcgccTTAGAAGGCTCATTGTCAAATGTTGTTTTGTAACATTTGTGTGAAACATCTTGGAACATTGTACTGCATCAAAAGCGTGACATTAATACAAATTAGTGTTGTTGACTTGGACATATATgaccttcatcatcactgggtaaATAACCTGTAATTACTTATCTAACAtcattgtgggagcaccttcgccacatggactgcactggttcaagaaggtCAACCCTCATCTTCTCCACAGGCAATCGGGGATTGGTAAtatctgctgctggtgctgttggtgaaAGGACAGGGGCATTGGACTAGCTGATTTGCTTTTGTCAAGAGCCAGCCTGAACACAACGTACTAAATAGTCTTCTTCTGTTTTGTaatcattcaatgattctatgactcAATGAAAAAGAACCCACGCTGGAGGCCAGAGATCAACTTCTGCCACCAAAGCCCACCATGATGCAACCCAGCTCTTAATCAGTCTGTCTGTGTTTCCAGACTTGGTTCTCTGAGTGATGCCTGGAATAAAATAATAGTAAaaaactgcagctgctggaaatctgaaataaaaataaaaagcgctgggaatactcagcaggttgggcAATTTCTTTGGAGCAAGAAACAGCATTAACATTTCAGGATGCACAGAATGAATTATGGGGAATAAaaatggtgcagaatttgatggGCAGTATTAGGTCATAAGTGGAAGAGAAATGGACAATAGCGCAGGTTAAACAAGACGTGACGATGAAAGATCATGTGAGAAGATGGAATGGTTGGGGAATGGGCAGCAGTGGAACCTCATTTAGACATAGTCAATGGAAGTAACAGTAAAATACTAAACATAACTACAATACATTCATTATCAGAGGCAGAGGAAGTTAGATAATGGCAGAGAGGTGATCAGGGAGGGCAGAGGTGACATAGACCAATGGATGGACATGGGTTCAGTTCCACTGTAAAGGAGCCAAACCAGCCCCAGAGATGTGGAACTTCATACAAATAACAGAGCATAGAACTAAAAGCTCTAAATTGCAGAGCTTCTTATCATGTCCCTGGACAGTccatacatggcccagccagaactggacacattgttgCACCTTAttgttgaatttggcaagatctgcaacagtgtagggttcctctagtgataggcattgcaggagatgttgcatagtctgtggctcagttccacattcacaagttgtcaggctggttgtatatccccatttgatTAGTGACCCTTTTAACAACTTACACTAGTCCTGAGTTGGTTAAAGCACTTCCAGGTTAATTGCAGATGAATGGTCAGAAATACCACTGAAACAATTTcagttttcaattttaaaatccccTGCTGCAGCCTGCAGGTGGAaagatatcagaagcactggagtCCGAGAAAAATCTCATAGTTGAGGAAATACCCACGAACTCCAGCCGGAAAAAACATCAATTGACCACTACTGTTTGttacctgtcactcagccaattccgtaTCCTTGTTGTTCGTGTCCCTTTTATTGTATGAGCTAGAACTTTGCTCACAGCttaaagtctgttgtgtgaccctgtatcaaatgtcttttggaaatgcaCGTACATCACATCATTACTCACATTAACCCTCTCTATTACCAATTCAAAAAACTCCCGCAAGTTAGTTAATTATGATATTAAACAGTCTCCcctcctgcttcctgtaaagTTAAAGATGATTTTTTTAATAAACAAATGcatccctgtcagtccaggatagaaattgacaccattctctcctcctgctccagGATCAGTAAAGTGAGTTAAAGATGATTTCTCATTAACAAATCCATTGCTGCATTTCCttcattaacccacatttgtccactcgaataaaagcaaaaaattgcggatgctggaaatccaaaacaaaaacaaaaatagctggaaaaactcagcaggtctggcagcatctgcggaggggaacagttaacgtttcgagtccgaattacccttcaacagaactaagtaaaaatccACTCGGGCCTGGCATCGGGAGAAAGCCCGCATTGGTCGTTCCGTTCGGTGCAAAGGCGGGCCCAGTACTTTCCTATTGGGGGTGTTGAGGCCTCCACTGGGTGTTTGTGAagcctcccctcccacccactgcccCTAACGCTGCCTCCGCTTCTCCGCCTCCTTCCCGCCTGAAGATGAGACATACAAGTGGCTGTCCCTAGCCATCGCCCACACTGCGCATGCTCCAGATCACTAAGACCGGGGAGTGATTGACGGTAGCTCAGGACCAATGGGAAGGGGCAGGACTGGAGGACCGAGCGGGAGAGCTGGTCCTCCAACcaatcggagtgaatgaggggcggAGCTGAGCCCAGATCTCCCTCATTGGTTGAAACTGCATCATTTTGAAAGCTGATTTGTCTCAAACTCCAGGAGAAAACTGGACCTTTCTGTTTGTGGCTTTAACCAGATGAAACCCTGTGGGTGTGGAgcaaacatttcaacatttgttATTGAAATTGATTCATTCAGGACAGACGGCAGGGATGATTTATTTGCAGTGTAGTGAGAAAGGGAAAAAATGTCCATGAACTGATAATCAGTTATAGGATATTCATCTCCTctctcagcagcagatgagctgtggGTGGAGACAAGTAACGTTATGGAGGTGGAGATATGTGGTATTTGTGTTGGTGTGGCTAAGTGTTGGGAAagtcatcttgggatcaaatagACATCACAATTCTGAACAGTGTGATTCGGCTTCAAAACAGTTCCTAGAGAGGGATGGACTTGGTAGTTAGGGAACAGAATTTGTAGTGGTGACTGTAGACaatagctttggtcttcccaattgttaatcggaggaaatttctgctcatccagtactggatgtcggataatcggtttgataatttagtaacagtggaAGAATGAAGAGGGATGCTGCTGAAGTAGAGCGGGgcattgtcagtgtacatgtgaaaactaacaagGTGCTTTTGGATGGTGTCGCCTagtggcagcatgtagatgagaaatgggaGGGACCAAgtatagatccttgggggacaccaagtTCAAGGTCCTTGCAGAGGAAAAGAAGGTTGGAGttggggcagtagtttgcaaggatggtggggGTCAAGGGTTTTTTtcaggatggtgatgatggtggattTAAGGGTGAGAGGGACAATATCAAAAGAGAGAGACAACCATAAACAGTATTAGCTAAAATGGGGAAAATGGAGCGTCAACAGTGTAGTGGGATTAGGAGTGAGGGACTAGGAGGTAGGTCTCATGAATAAAATGAGCTCTGACAGGTGTTaatgggagataggagagaaacgggggaaagatgcaagttcagtgCTACGACAAGGAGGAACTTTGGAGACAGTTTGGCCCTGTGggatagtggaagggagggaaacagCAGATGCAGCTGATCAGATAGTCCAAATCTTAGTGATGgagaagctccatgagctcctcacacttattgttggaggtgaggatgaaggagatggggagagggagagcccttcAAAAGAAACTAACTTGTGTTAAGAGATATTAAAATGATTTGCCAGACTGTATTGAACACAAAACGAATATATTTCACTTTTATCCAGAATATTAACCCCAataactgggctggagtttattaacatcagcaaaAATAGACtacaatgaacatggttcagtcctgaatatgattaacagcagaatccaacccctgcagTCACTCATGAACTCGCCGGTGTTTCAGCatgtgggatgactgagtgaatctcttcccacacttaGAGCaaatgaatggcctctccccagtgtgaacttgctgatgtctcagcagggtggaggactgagtgaatcccttcccacactcagagcaggtaaaCGGCCTCTCCCTCGTGTGGATGTACTGGTGTGTAGAGAGTTGAGATGATTgcctgaacccagtcccgcagtgagagcacctgaacggtttctcatcagtgtgaacacgttgatgaaGCATCAGTTCACTGGTACTTTTAAAGCACTTCCCACAGTCCAGGCATTTAAtaggcctctcctcagtgtgaacacgttgatgggacatcagttcccaggaacttttatagcacttcccacagactaagcatttaaaaggtctctcgccAGTGTGAACACGCTGGTGCGTCAGGAGTTGCGATGACTGTGTGAATcgtttcccacagtcagagcaggtgaacggcctctccccagtgtgaactcgctgatgcttCAACAGGTTGTTTGACTtcgtgaatcccttcccacactcagagcaggtgaacggtctctctccagtgtgactgcgtcgatgagtttccagTTCAGATGGgtaactgaatcccttcccacagtccccacatttccacagcTTCTCCCTGTTGTGACTGCACTTGTGTCTCGACAGGTCAGATGATCGGCTGAAGtctcgtccacacacagaacacgtaTACGGTTTCTTCCCACTGTGAACAGTgatttttccttccatgttcaaagtCCAGTAAATTGGGTGACTTCACCAGATCCTGATATGATGTTAGGTTTGAATTTCCAAACTGCAAATcccctgtgaaattgatttaaaacagagaaaagggagtgagatagaatccacaaaaacacaaaggcggATTGTGAAATTGAACTGAATGAATCGAGTAATTTGTGGGGCCAGCACCAGGAAAACGTGACCATTAAAGAAGccgactgtcataaaaacccaactggttcactaatgtccatcagggaagggaatctgtcacCCAGCCTGGACCTCCACAAGACTTTGGCCTCcatgagaggagagagtggggtgggagaCGCAGGCGAGAGAGATTTTATTTTTCTACAACTCAGTCAGAACTTTGACAGAATACCCCAAACCCTTAACCTCCACACCAAGAAGGATCAGGGTCGCAGTTGCAagtggatgagtgtagctcccacaacactcaagaagcttggcaccgtccaggataaagcagtccgcttgattggcaccacattcagaaacattcactcccttcaccaccaatgcacagtgacagcagtgtgtaccatctacaagatgcactgcagaaattcaccaaggctcctttaacagcaccttccaaaccaacgacaactaccacctagaaggacaagggcagcagttaggtggaaacaccaccaactggaagctccccttcaagtcactcaccatcctgacttggaaatatatcggctattccttcactgtcgctgggtcaaaatcctggaactccctccctaacagcacagtgggtgtatttgcagcacatggactgcagcggttcaagaagacagctcactaccaccttctcaagggcaactagggatgggcaataaatactggtgcAGCcagcatcccgtgaatgaattttaaaaatccttagTTGCCTCTGGATTTAACTAtcctcactcacttccagctgGCCTCGCACATTCAACCTCCCTGTAATCTTGAGgttgtccaaaactctgctgtgtgtttactcacaccaagtcttgttcacccttaagccctgtgctcactggcctacaAATGTCTCATTTAAGAAGCACCaacattttaaatttctcatccttgttttcaaattctccccatggttgcattcatccctatctctgtgatctcctccagccacacaaccctctgagatatctgcactgctCTAATTCTGGCGTCGTGAGAATTCCTGATTTTACTCACTCCCACCTTGCTTGCCAAGGCCATAACCTGTGGTATTTTCTCCCCAACCTCTCTGTTGTTCTTTAAGATACTCTTTAAaaactaactctttgaccaaactaGTTGTCACCTGCCCTAACATCTCCATATGTGGGCTTGGTGTCAAATCTTGCCTtagaacactcctgtgaaacacacGTTGGAAAGTTGTATTCAtacaaaaggtgctatataaatacatgttgttgttgctgttttatatatatcaccgttccttcatttcTGGCTGAAAATCCTATAACTCCTTACCTAACACATTGTGGGaacaccttcaccacacagacagcagcgggtcaagaaggtaaaacatcttctccacaggtAACTGGGGACTGGTAATATATGCTGATCTTGTGGGACTAACCGATCAGATCTTgcagagagagccagcacgggCACAATGAGATAAAGAGCCTCCTTCTATATGACTTGAAGAAAATGGACCTGTAGTGGAGGCCAGGGGCGAACGTCTGCCACCAATGCCTATCCTGCTACAAACTAGCTCTGAGTTGGTCTGTATGTGTTTCTAGACTCAGTTCTGCAAATAAAGCCTGCaataaaacaaaaggaaaagAAATGAATTATAGTGCAAGTAAAATAATTCCTGAATATAAAAGATTTTGCAGGAAGATAAAGCTGGGAAGCAGTAGCACATGGTCAGGGATGGCCAGTGGTGGAAACCTCAATTAGACATAATCAGCATAACTATCAGTAAAATACTAAACATGGTTAAAACACACCCATTAGAAGAGACAGAGGAAGTTAGTCAATGGCAGAAAGAGGATCAGGGAGAGCAGAGGTGAAACAGAGCAATGAATGGACATGGATTCAGATCCACAGTAAAGGAGCTACACCAGCCCCAGAGCCATGGAACCTCTCACAGATAACAAAGCGTAGAACTTAAAGCTCTAAAATGCAGATGAATGGTCAAAATACTCACCTCTGAAACAACTCCActgttttcaattttaaaatctcctgctggagcctgcagctggaaagatatcagacgcactggagtcagagaaaaatctcccagttgaggaaatacctggggaggggggtgatgtcACCGCGCAATTGTCGGCATGTGATGACATCACAGACACGAACACAGAACATCTGGGTCTGTGCAAACCAcacattatgaaggatgtgagggttctttagagggtgcagaggagatttgccagaatggttccaggaatgagggattatAGTTGCAAGGTTAGGCTGGAGAAATCGGGATTGTTCTTCTTGGAGTGAAACCGATTgctgggagatttgatagaggtatacaagtttataaaataaaaataaaaatacctggaaaaactcagcaagtctggcagcatctgcggagaggaacacagttaacgtttcgagtccgtatgactcttcaacagaacttatgCTAGTTTTATACCAGGTAGATAAAGATTAATTGTTCCCATTAACTAATCAAAAAGATTTTGTGCAAGAAATACAGAAgcgagatgtgaggaagaacttctttTGACGCAGCGAGTGATAATGTCTTGGGTAATGagtgggcctctgaattactgatccagtaacattaccactaggcCACTGTCTCTCCCTCGTCTCTTTGTTTGAGGTTGTTCCCGGAGAGAAGCCGGAAGCGGCGGATAACGAGAGTGGAGAATGTTCATTGTTCAttgagttctgttgaaaggtcatgaggattggaaacatcaactctttccttctccgccgatgctgccaaacctgctgagtttttccaggtaattctgtttttgtttttcattgtTTAATATTCGGCTCTGGGGCGGCACTCATAATTTGTAAACCCCGCCCCCCTGCCCTGGGTTTATTAACCCGCTCCCGACAGTGATCTCTCACCTGACACCTCACAATGCCCGGCTGATTTACGGAAGCTCCGGACCAATAGGAGGCGGGGTTGAAGGACTGAACGGAAGCTGCTGGTCCACCAACCAATCGAAGTGAATGAGGATCGGGGATTTTGCGTCACGACTGGAGCTTTGCGCATGCGCGCCACCGAGCAAGCCCTGGTGCTGAATCCGGATGAGAAACAACAGGAGAGCAGGAGATGAATAGAGCGGTTTAGGCGGGGAGGATTCATACATATACTATGCAGCCGTGAAACTCCGAAAATCAAGGTATTAGATTTTCATCAACGGGTCGCCATTGTTGGAGGGGGCAGTATGCAGCGGAGAGCATGCGCGatcgccatctttataggggcaaGTCTAGATGGGCGCATGCGCTGTCATCCTGGATCCGGAAGTGGGaatgttgtgattttttttttgtccaggGCTGACAGTGATGGactttggaaactccttttacaggcaGATTTGCTGACTAGAAACGAAAACTAAGCATCATctcaagatctgacagagtcaatCGATTCATCAGGGCCTGAACGTCATCAGACATTGAACATGGAAGCAAAGTGGGGAGAAACAGTTCATGTGTTCCGAGTGTGGACGAGGTTTTACCCGATCATCTGACCTTTCAAAGCACATGCAcaatcacactggggagaagccttggaaatgtggggactgtggaaaGGGATTTAATTACCCATCAGAGCTGGAAATTCATTGGcgtattcacactggggagaggccgtccACCTGCTtggtgtgtgggaaaggattcactcagtcaaaCCAActtctgagacaccagcgagttcactttGGAGAAAGGCCTTTCATCTGTACTCAATGTGGGAAGTGATTTCATGCTTTGTCGCATTTTTGTCAGACTCTTGCGTTCACACCGATGAGGGATTGTTCAAATGTTCTGACTGTgagaagagatttaaaaacaCAAGGGATCTGCTGAAATGCCAatacattcacactggggagaggccattcacctgctctgtatgtgggaaggaattcactcAGTCATCACAGCTCAATAAACATCAACTTGTTCACAGTGATAAGAGACCGTTTAAATgttctgactgtgggaaaagctTTAAAAGCACAGGGGATTTGCTGAGACACCAACCCACTCACACTGATGAGAGGCTTTTGAGCTATACTGTATGTGGGAAATGATTCACTAATTCATCCCAGATTTctgaacaccagcgagttcacactggggagagaccctgAGTGTGGGATGCGATTCACTCGGTCAAGCATGCTCATTTAACACCGACTAGTTCACACTGATAAGAGATCGTTTAAATGTTCTGACTGTGACAAGAGCTTTAAATGCTGAGGCACCAGAGCACTCACACTGGGAAGAGGCTCTGCATGTGGGATGGAATTCACTGTCTCCTGcaacctgctgaaacaccagtgCACTCACATTGGGGAGAGGCTGTTTGTCTGCTccttgtgtgggaagggattcattcagttaTCGTAGCTCAATAAACATCAGCTTGTTCACACTGATAAGAGACCATTTAAATGTTCTGATTGTGGGAAGAGTTTTAAAAACATGAGTAACCCGCTAACACACcagtgaattcacactggggagaggccattcagctgttcTGTATGTGAGAAACGATTCATTAATCCATCCCACCTCACTGAACATcatcgagttcacactggggagaggccattcacctgctccctgtgtgggaagggtttcactcAGATAAGCACCTTGATTTCACACCAACTTGTTCACGCTGTTAAGAGACCATTTAAATGCTGACTGTGAAAACAGTTTTAAATGCAAAAGGAACTGCTGAGACACGAGCGctgtcacactggagagaggccattcccctgctctgtgtgtgggaaggaattcactgACTCATCTGgtctgctgaaacaccagcgtattcacactggggagaagcctttCAAATGCTCTGCATGTGAGAAGCGATTTAATCTATCATCCACCCTGCTGAGAAACCAGCAAATTCACAAGTGAATGCAGGGATTAGGTTCTGCTGTTATTTCTGCTGCATTCTCACAGTTGGGGTTTGTTGCTGCAGATGTTAATAACTGGGCTGAAGTTTAATACTCATATACATTTAATCTGCATGTTGTATAAAGTAAAGCGGGAagggtcactttttaaaaagctTACTTCCAGTAATGGAAACTACCATGAATGTGGTGAATCCCAGTAAAACAATTAGGAAATGAAAGTAATGTTTGTGTCTGGACTTTGTTTTTGGATGACTGTGGGTCAGAGCAGGATGTGTGAGGGCAGTTCAGGGTCAGATGCTGAAATACTGCGCCCCACAGGAACATCACAAACTTCCCTTCTTGGCGCATCTCAGGATCAGACACCTGCATCCCAAGAGGACATCACAAATTGCTCCTTTCCGGGACAGCTCAGGGTTGGATACTGAACATCCTGCCCCACAGTGACATCTCAAACTGGTCCCACTCTGAGATAATCATTGCTGGAGGGACAGCAACCAGGACATAGGAACAagatgaggccattcagtcccacaagtctgctcccccattcaattagatcatagttgatctgcacctcaacttcattttcccatCTTCGATCCATTTTCTTTGAGATCTTTatttaacaagaatctatcgattcccaattgaaaatttcaatttaTCCCCAGCCTTTTTGCGGAGATTTTTCCAGATTTGCATCACCTTTTATGTGAACAAGTTGTTTCTGATTTCACTACACGGGTTATGTATCAAACAATGACTCAATGTCGAACACAGACACCATGGACACAAATCCAGTTAACCTGTGAGAATACATGCAGCTGGACAGGGGTTACTGAACTGAATTCTGACCACAGAAAATTGACTCGAGCAAAACCAGGCTGAACATGAAGATAAGGCAGAAACACAAGCAGATGTGATAGTTGACAATTAACCATAAATCAAACTGAATTAGAATGAACATTGGAGGAGCTTGATTAGATTCATAATGCAGAATCAGTCATTAACAGACAATTTCTTTATGGATAATGGAAAATACTGGACAAAGGAATGATTTCATTCTGAGACGATGAGGAGAGGCTTGGTAGAGGATAGCTAGGTTTCTTCAGCTACTGTAGTTCATCACTCTCACAAGGAAGGAGGCGGTTAGATTATGTAAGTACCACTGTTAAGTTGCAAAAGTAAAATCAAGACTTTTTTTGGAGTGGATATACAAAGGAGATCTGTCAGTTTGGTGGCAATCGTAACTTTTACGGTTATTAATAAAGAAtaacttcacattcccacctctgagtcagaaactgCATTGCAGACAGTCCTGGTGAGTGGAGACGGCTCTCCAGCTCATTCTGGGTTGAAGTCAGGCAGGATCAGTGTGTCCGGCGGGTCTGACTGTTTACTCCCATTGTGTGAGTTGTGAGAACTCATCAAACTCTCCCGGTTGAAGCCGGACCAACAGATCAGCTGGATCTGTCCTCCAGCCACGCCCCCTCTTCCTATTGATGCGGAGCAGCCGTCAATCACTCGCCGGGCATTGTGATCTGGAGCATGCGCAGTGCGGGTGATGGCCATGGTTTGGGGCTTGTTTGTCTCATCTTCAGGCGGGAAGGAGGCGGATAAGCGGAAGAAGCGTTAGGGGCAGTGGATGGGAGGGAAGGCTTCAGAAAAACCCAGTGGAGGCCTCGACGCCATAAAC
Above is a window of Carcharodon carcharias isolate sCarCar2 chromosome 27, sCarCar2.pri, whole genome shotgun sequence DNA encoding:
- the LOC121270600 gene encoding gastrula zinc finger protein XlCGF8.2DB-like, encoding MEGKITVHSGKKPYTCSVCGRDFSRSSDLSRHKCSHNREKLWKCGDCGKGFSYPSELETHRRSHTGERPFTCSECGKGFTKSNNLLKHQRVHTGERPFTCSDCGKRFTQSSQLLTHQRVHTGERPFKCLVCGKCYKSSWELMSHQRVHTEERPIKCLDCGKCFKSTSELMLHQRVHTDEKPFRCSHCGTGFRQSSQLSTHQYIHTRERPFTCSECGKGFTQSSTLLRHQQVHTGERPFICSKCGKRFTQSSHMLKHRRVHE